In Nostoc sp. CENA543, a single genomic region encodes these proteins:
- a CDS encoding methanobactin export MATE transporter MbnM yields MKLTRWLTLAIICLLSICLSIGLSRGLAASPTSEYNWNLPAWMPKPIVPVDNLMSPEKVELGRHLFYEKRLSITGEFSCATCHIQALAFTDGKSVAVGATGEKHPRSSMSLANIGYNPVLTWANPFMTSLEHQALVPMFGEHPVEMGMSGKEEQILAMLRDDSQYRQMFTAAFGNTKDAISLNNLTKAIATFERTLISVNSPYDRYRFGNEQNAISAAAKRGEKLFNSERLECFHCHGGINFTDSVTHQKLAFVEIAFHNTGLYNIDGKGAYPPNNTGVHEITALPSDMGRFKAPSLRNIALTAPYMHDGSIATLEEVIDHYKVGGRTIHSGQFAGIGSQNPLKSKFISGFDLSASEKQDLIAFLQSLTDENFINNPAFSEPHHQQ; encoded by the coding sequence ATGAAATTAACTCGCTGGTTAACTCTAGCTATTATTTGTCTGTTATCTATTTGCTTGTCTATTGGACTGAGTAGAGGTTTAGCTGCATCCCCAACTTCAGAATATAACTGGAATCTTCCGGCTTGGATGCCAAAACCAATTGTGCCGGTTGATAATCTAATGAGTCCTGAAAAAGTAGAATTAGGACGACACCTATTTTATGAAAAACGCCTGTCAATCACAGGTGAATTTTCTTGTGCTACTTGTCATATTCAAGCACTGGCTTTTACTGACGGTAAGTCAGTAGCTGTAGGGGCGACTGGAGAAAAACACCCCCGTAGTTCGATGAGTCTGGCTAATATTGGTTACAATCCTGTTTTGACTTGGGCTAACCCTTTCATGACAAGTTTAGAACATCAAGCCCTGGTACCCATGTTTGGGGAACATCCAGTAGAAATGGGTATGTCAGGAAAGGAAGAGCAAATATTAGCCATGCTGCGGGATGACTCTCAATATCGACAAATGTTTACAGCCGCTTTTGGTAATACTAAAGATGCAATTAGTCTCAATAATTTAACTAAAGCCATAGCTACTTTTGAACGGACTTTAATTTCTGTAAATTCTCCCTATGACCGCTATCGGTTTGGGAATGAGCAAAATGCCATTTCTGCTGCTGCTAAACGAGGAGAGAAATTATTTAATAGTGAACGCCTAGAATGTTTTCATTGTCATGGTGGGATTAATTTTACAGATTCAGTCACACATCAAAAATTAGCTTTTGTAGAAATTGCTTTTCATAACACTGGACTTTATAACATTGATGGTAAAGGAGCTTATCCACCAAATAATACTGGTGTTCATGAAATAACTGCGCTACCATCAGATATGGGTCGCTTTAAAGCTCCGAGTTTGCGAAATATTGCTTTGACTGCTCCATATATGCACGATGGGAGTATTGCGACTCTTGAAGAAGTTATTGACCATTACAAAGTCGGTGGAAGAACTATTCATAGTGGTCAGTTTGCTGGTATAGGTAGTCAAAACCCTTTAAAAAGTAAATTTATTTCTGGGTTCGATTTATCTGCTAGTGAAAAACAAGATTTAATAGCC